The proteins below come from a single Oxobacter pfennigii genomic window:
- a CDS encoding cell wall-binding repeat-containing protein — protein sequence MSKISKKFLAGFLVAAMMMTQLLFTSVASAAVTSARLAGQDRYETALRISQNGWGAGSTQYAVIAYGEDFPDALSAAPLAKKYNAPILLTAKDSLSAGVLDELNRIGATNVFIVGGEGVVSKNIADALTAAGKTVTRLAGDDRYETSLKVAEQIGATDTVVVAYGENYPDALSIAPIAAAKGWPILLTETNSMDDAVRSFIGSKKAYVVGGSGVVSDTILNSLTGAERLAGIDRYETNVAVMNKFAAELNFEKVFLATGEDFADALAGAALAAKTLSPVVLVGATMPAATQAFINSKVTATTTAVALGGSAVVSDEALAAVGSDLSGVLQITGVTTLTQDGRGIRVSFNKPVSSLSTADVTVVDKDSLDMVGVESVALSSNKMAADIWFLEDNGGYIQQGKTYQISVAVDGSTLAFDYQRPYYTNLRVVEVNADDREITLEDGSVLTVPETVEVDFQEILGRSAKVWSDNDKNVTRLELDSETVKYDAIELDKANKEVDLVDEDKSYDLADDVILYANDDDSSTTLAAMGTEYDYAKVVLDKNGDVIFISAYELEENMVVKSVDENEVIGYNDELDVEDFIIVKDGKQITAADIEEGDILFYNTSARNNDGFAEVFNKTVTGEIGDITNDTFIVDDEEFEFTGVKYLDGNTLKNFDSDIAEEMQESGEDVVVYVDRNGDAVFVSGDRGDVAKTTVVGYLYENVVAYKDARSGELYLPVDMINESGEKVSYDVKFSSLTAGTETNINPATVTDGATVITKDQLIKVKLNSDGDIAELYVNGASDFAKADITSTVKTTAKYVAGYKLSSSTVVFLTEEYNVSSDEDDITVVKWGDELNFTEITASTESKSYVYHDADYNADYIIANDTNTEDDATVTSTVITEITKLTTDNVYRIKAMINGESKTIYTKDESSVFNYFRDNVVTNAQAAITANGYYAAKLLIDDNTGRVVNKAGDAITVMDLVEAEGVVISRSTSSKEITITVDAAIADDPNTEEIDETEAATVGTYKLADSYQVFDASNKTNVKSYTLQSVKAGDKVVLVRDNENFIKFAIVVEKAN from the coding sequence ATGAGTAAAATAAGTAAAAAGTTTCTGGCTGGATTTTTAGTTGCAGCAATGATGATGACACAGCTTTTATTTACAAGTGTAGCATCAGCAGCAGTAACTTCAGCAAGGCTAGCAGGACAAGACAGATATGAAACTGCATTAAGGATATCTCAGAACGGCTGGGGTGCAGGTTCAACACAATATGCAGTAATCGCTTATGGAGAAGATTTTCCTGATGCACTCAGTGCGGCTCCATTAGCAAAGAAATACAATGCACCTATACTTTTAACAGCTAAAGATAGTTTATCTGCAGGAGTTCTTGATGAACTTAACAGAATTGGTGCAACAAACGTATTCATCGTAGGTGGAGAAGGTGTTGTTTCCAAAAATATTGCAGATGCTTTAACAGCAGCAGGTAAGACAGTTACACGTCTTGCAGGTGACGATAGATATGAGACATCCCTTAAAGTCGCAGAACAAATCGGAGCAACTGATACAGTTGTTGTTGCATATGGAGAAAATTATCCTGATGCATTATCAATAGCTCCTATAGCTGCAGCAAAAGGATGGCCGATACTTCTTACAGAAACAAATTCAATGGATGACGCAGTTAGGTCATTTATAGGCAGTAAGAAAGCATATGTAGTAGGCGGATCAGGAGTTGTAAGCGATACAATCCTCAACAGCCTTACTGGTGCTGAAAGATTAGCAGGAATAGACAGATATGAAACAAACGTAGCAGTTATGAACAAGTTTGCAGCAGAACTCAATTTTGAAAAGGTATTCCTTGCAACAGGTGAAGACTTTGCAGATGCTCTTGCAGGAGCAGCTCTTGCAGCTAAAACTCTTTCACCGGTAGTATTGGTTGGAGCTACAATGCCGGCTGCAACTCAGGCATTTATCAACAGTAAAGTAACAGCTACAACTACAGCAGTAGCTCTTGGTGGATCTGCAGTGGTTTCAGACGAAGCTTTAGCAGCAGTTGGAAGCGACTTGTCAGGAGTGCTTCAGATAACAGGAGTTACAACTCTTACACAGGATGGAAGAGGTATAAGAGTATCATTTAACAAACCTGTTTCAAGCTTATCAACAGCTGATGTTACAGTTGTAGACAAGGACAGCCTTGATATGGTAGGCGTTGAGTCGGTTGCTTTATCTTCAAACAAAATGGCTGCTGACATATGGTTCCTTGAAGATAATGGCGGATATATACAGCAGGGAAAGACTTATCAGATATCAGTTGCAGTTGATGGCAGCACCCTTGCATTTGATTATCAGAGACCATACTACACTAACTTAAGAGTAGTAGAAGTTAACGCAGATGATCGTGAAATAACACTTGAAGATGGTTCTGTACTCACAGTTCCTGAAACAGTTGAAGTTGATTTCCAGGAAATACTTGGGCGTAGTGCAAAAGTATGGAGCGACAATGACAAGAATGTTACAAGGCTTGAACTTGATTCAGAAACAGTAAAATATGATGCAATCGAGCTTGATAAGGCTAATAAAGAAGTAGACCTTGTAGATGAAGACAAATCATATGATCTTGCAGATGACGTTATTCTTTATGCAAACGATGATGACAGCTCAACTACTCTTGCTGCAATGGGTACAGAATATGATTACGCAAAAGTAGTTCTTGACAAGAATGGTGATGTTATATTCATCAGTGCATACGAACTGGAAGAAAATATGGTTGTAAAAAGCGTTGATGAAAATGAAGTAATTGGTTATAATGATGAACTTGACGTTGAAGACTTTATAATAGTAAAAGACGGAAAACAAATTACTGCAGCAGATATTGAAGAAGGCGACATACTCTTCTACAATACCAGCGCAAGAAATAATGACGGATTTGCAGAAGTATTCAACAAGACAGTAACAGGCGAAATAGGTGATATCACAAACGATACTTTCATTGTAGATGATGAGGAATTTGAATTCACCGGTGTTAAGTATCTTGATGGAAATACATTGAAAAACTTTGATTCCGATATAGCTGAAGAAATGCAGGAATCAGGTGAAGACGTAGTAGTATATGTTGACAGAAACGGTGATGCAGTATTTGTATCAGGCGACAGAGGAGATGTAGCTAAAACTACGGTTGTTGGATATCTTTATGAAAATGTAGTTGCATATAAAGATGCAAGAAGCGGAGAACTTTACCTCCCGGTTGACATGATCAATGAAAGCGGCGAAAAGGTAAGCTATGACGTTAAATTCAGCAGCTTAACAGCCGGTACAGAAACAAATATAAACCCTGCAACAGTAACTGATGGCGCAACAGTTATTACAAAAGATCAGTTAATAAAGGTTAAACTTAATTCCGATGGCGATATAGCAGAATTATATGTAAATGGAGCTTCAGATTTTGCAAAAGCCGACATTACTTCAACAGTAAAGACTACTGCTAAGTATGTCGCTGGATATAAATTAAGCTCTTCAACAGTAGTATTCCTTACAGAAGAATATAATGTAAGTAGCGATGAAGATGATATAACAGTTGTTAAGTGGGGCGATGAATTAAACTTCACAGAAATAACAGCTTCGACAGAAAGCAAGAGCTATGTATACCATGATGCTGACTACAATGCAGACTATATCATAGCAAATGATACAAACACTGAAGATGATGCAACAGTAACATCAACAGTAATCACAGAAATAACAAAACTTACAACAGATAATGTATACAGAATAAAAGCTATGATTAACGGCGAATCCAAGACTATCTACACTAAAGATGAAAGCAGCGTATTCAACTACTTCAGAGATAACGTAGTCACAAATGCTCAGGCTGCAATTACAGCTAACGGATACTATGCAGCTAAATTGCTCATAGACGACAACACAGGAAGAGTAGTTAATAAAGCTGGAGATGCGATAACAGTGATGGATCTTGTAGAAGCTGAAGGTGTAGTAATATCCAGATCAACTTCAAGCAAAGAAATCACAATTACAGTTGATGCTGCTATTGCTGATGATCCAAATACTGAAGAAATAGATGAGACAGAAGCGGCAACAGTAGGAACTTACAAGCTTGCTGACTCATACCAGGTATTTGATGCTTCAAACAAGACAAATGTCAAATCCTACACTCTGCAGTCAGTTAAAGCAGGAGATAAGGTTGTACTTGTCAGAGATAACGAAAATTTCATTAAGTTTGCAATAGTAGTAGAAAAAGCTAACTAA
- a CDS encoding S8/S53 family peptidase, whose product MLRQNKKVFEAANILKWYENGYTGKNVNIAVLDDQYAPHSHTRVILPIAHHNPIIKGYEFHKPNSCSVVREACPDANIYGFNWFGGARETTRWLIENREKIDIVNCSFSSPKNSREELWNVLEKLDIPFICSSGNNGSSKFISYPSCLDWTISIGAYNLLKDEIPEYSNEGEGLEALGFTYIYIPNSVENPFPFEGTSAAASLVTGMLGLYIGWRKVSGKTRLTIEEAKQFIVNNCSDTIIKNSDSKSAGVFILPDFDRL is encoded by the coding sequence ATGCTCCGACAGAATAAAAAAGTATTTGAAGCCGCAAATATATTAAAATGGTACGAGAACGGATATACAGGTAAAAATGTCAATATTGCCGTCCTGGATGATCAATATGCTCCTCACAGCCATACAAGAGTAATATTGCCCATTGCCCACCATAACCCAATAATAAAGGGGTATGAATTCCATAAACCGAACTCGTGCAGTGTTGTCAGAGAAGCCTGCCCTGATGCCAATATATATGGGTTTAACTGGTTTGGCGGGGCCAGGGAAACAACAAGGTGGTTAATAGAAAACCGGGAAAAGATCGATATAGTAAACTGTAGCTTTTCAAGTCCTAAAAACTCAAGGGAAGAATTGTGGAATGTGTTGGAGAAATTGGATATTCCGTTTATATGCAGTTCAGGGAATAACGGTTCCTCTAAATTTATATCCTATCCTTCCTGCCTCGATTGGACCATCAGCATAGGGGCATATAACCTTCTTAAAGATGAAATCCCTGAATATTCAAATGAAGGTGAAGGCCTGGAGGCGCTGGGATTTACTTATATATATATTCCAAACAGTGTAGAGAATCCTTTTCCATTTGAAGGCACCAGTGCTGCGGCTTCTCTGGTCACAGGCATGCTGGGGTTATATATTGGTTGGAGGAAAGTATCCGGTAAAACCAGGTTAACCATAGAAGAAGCAAAACAGTTTATAGTGAATAATTGCAGTGATACAATCATAAAAAATTCTGATAGTAAGTCTGCAGGTGTTTTTATTTTACCTGATTTTGATAGGTTATAG
- a CDS encoding S41 family peptidase, whose translation MKGMMTFMNQDISKKRRSLRIALISVIAVLILNLFTFSVQAKTAVLDTAKDIITNYYIEDVSDKTLKATTIEDVIKSLNDPYTQYFTADEYKRFTNDIDGKYSGIGIQIEIDPEGVKVLSVIDGTPAQAVGIKEGDIITKVDNHKLAGAALEAAASYLRGEAGTVVNIQVKRDNSFHAYKITRREFESPTIEGKMLDEHTAYIRIISFGDDTASLFKAKLEELGRENPDNFIVDLRNNGGGYLKTAQEMAYDFIGERPLVLLKDREGKEGKIMPDKGTSQIDKPIIFLVNQYSASASEILSAAVKDYKTAFLVGTTTYGKGTVQSMFGFSDGSVLKLSVERFYSPLGNVIEKEGVTPDLTVGGEDSLAVAELLSGKAGDGWDKRDFMKVKIDSREFEIDLKKARAIQYWDAYQYIMDKALESGYGISIGTVNGWVEANRAFLEEELYRCYYPEYMELSELKSVPVNKVFTVIFLNDVNMESINDKNIELINEASGERVPLKFEYNDKNSIIAVPAMELTKGGIYYFVINEDLESGDVSNYTKGDLVKVSVEE comes from the coding sequence ATGAAGGGAATGATGACCTTTATGAACCAGGATATAAGTAAAAAAAGGCGAAGCTTGCGCATTGCTTTAATATCTGTAATCGCAGTTTTGATATTGAACCTGTTTACATTTTCTGTACAAGCTAAAACTGCTGTATTAGATACTGCTAAAGATATAATTACAAATTATTATATAGAAGATGTATCTGATAAAACATTAAAAGCAACTACAATAGAAGATGTAATTAAATCTTTAAATGATCCATATACTCAATATTTCACAGCTGATGAATATAAAAGATTTACTAATGATATAGACGGAAAATATTCAGGAATAGGTATCCAGATAGAGATAGACCCCGAGGGAGTAAAGGTGCTTTCGGTAATCGACGGTACCCCTGCACAGGCTGTTGGGATTAAAGAGGGCGATATAATTACAAAAGTAGATAATCACAAACTGGCAGGAGCAGCTCTTGAAGCGGCGGCATCATATTTGCGGGGAGAAGCGGGAACCGTTGTAAATATACAGGTCAAGCGAGACAATTCTTTTCATGCATATAAAATTACCAGGAGAGAATTTGAGTCTCCGACAATAGAAGGTAAAATGCTGGATGAGCATACTGCGTATATAAGAATAATATCTTTTGGAGATGATACCGCATCTCTTTTTAAAGCAAAGCTTGAGGAACTGGGTAGAGAAAACCCTGATAATTTTATTGTGGATCTAAGAAATAACGGCGGGGGCTATTTAAAAACCGCACAAGAAATGGCTTACGATTTTATAGGAGAAAGACCTCTTGTACTCTTGAAAGATAGGGAAGGAAAAGAGGGAAAAATTATGCCGGATAAGGGGACAAGCCAGATAGATAAACCTATTATTTTTCTTGTCAACCAGTATAGTGCAAGTGCTTCCGAAATACTTTCAGCTGCTGTAAAGGATTACAAAACTGCTTTTTTAGTAGGTACGACTACATATGGAAAAGGTACAGTGCAGTCTATGTTCGGATTTTCAGATGGCAGTGTACTCAAGCTTTCGGTTGAGAGATTCTATTCCCCACTTGGCAATGTTATAGAAAAGGAAGGGGTTACCCCTGACCTGACAGTTGGAGGTGAAGATTCCCTTGCTGTCGCCGAGCTTCTTTCAGGTAAAGCCGGAGATGGCTGGGATAAGAGAGATTTTATGAAAGTAAAAATTGATAGCAGAGAATTTGAGATAGACCTTAAAAAAGCAAGAGCTATTCAATATTGGGATGCATATCAATATATAATGGACAAGGCATTAGAATCAGGATACGGAATAAGTATAGGCACAGTTAATGGTTGGGTTGAAGCCAATAGAGCATTTCTTGAAGAAGAATTATATAGGTGTTACTATCCTGAATATATGGAATTAAGTGAACTGAAAAGTGTACCTGTAAATAAAGTCTTTACTGTTATCTTTTTAAATGATGTTAATATGGAATCAATCAATGATAAAAATATAGAGTTGATTAATGAAGCATCCGGTGAGAGGGTACCATTAAAGTTCGAATATAATGATAAAAACTCTATAATAGCAGTACCGGCAATGGAATTAACAAAAGGCGGTATATATTATTTTGTGATAAACGAAGATTTAGAGAGTGGAGATGTTAGTAATTATACAAAAGGGGATCTAGTAAAGGTAAGCGTAGAAGAGTAA
- the rfbB gene encoding dTDP-glucose 4,6-dehydratase: MKTYLVTGGAGFIGSNFVYFILNKYENIKIINLDKLTYAGNLDNLREIEKDDRYEFVFGDICDKEIVENIFNNNDIDYVVNFAAESHVDRSIKEPEIFMKTNVLGTVNILNVSKICWEDSTGFKPGKKFLQVSTDEVYGSLGSTGYFTESTPLDPHSPYSSSKASADLMVKSYYDTYGMPINITRCSNNYGPYQFPEKLIPLIINNCLNKKFLPVYGDGLNIRDWLYVEDHCKAIDMVINNGKPGHVYNIGGHNEKTNIYIVKTIIDYLNKNVDNTIDENLIKYVEDRKGHDRRYAIDAAKIKNELGWLPETTFEEGIIKTIRWYLDNKEWMNNVTSGDYQKYYDMLYGS, translated from the coding sequence ATGAAGACATATTTGGTTACAGGCGGAGCAGGATTTATAGGCTCCAACTTCGTTTATTTTATATTAAACAAATATGAAAATATTAAAATCATCAATTTAGATAAACTGACTTACGCAGGAAATTTAGATAATTTAAGAGAGATAGAAAAAGACGATAGGTATGAATTCGTATTTGGAGATATCTGTGATAAAGAAATAGTAGAAAATATATTCAATAATAATGATATTGATTATGTAGTGAACTTTGCTGCAGAATCTCATGTTGACAGGAGCATAAAAGAACCTGAGATATTTATGAAAACAAATGTACTGGGAACAGTCAATATATTAAATGTATCAAAAATATGCTGGGAGGACAGTACAGGATTTAAGCCCGGCAAAAAATTTCTTCAGGTATCCACTGACGAAGTGTATGGCTCATTGGGAAGCACAGGGTATTTTACAGAATCAACTCCCCTTGATCCTCATAGCCCATATTCTTCAAGTAAAGCAAGTGCCGATTTAATGGTAAAATCCTATTATGACACATATGGTATGCCAATAAACATTACAAGATGCTCAAATAACTACGGGCCATATCAGTTTCCTGAAAAGCTTATACCTTTGATAATTAATAACTGTCTTAACAAAAAGTTTCTTCCTGTTTACGGAGATGGGCTTAATATAAGGGATTGGTTATATGTTGAAGACCATTGCAAAGCAATAGACATGGTTATAAACAATGGAAAGCCTGGTCATGTGTATAATATAGGCGGCCATAATGAAAAAACCAATATATATATAGTAAAAACAATTATTGATTACTTGAATAAAAATGTGGATAATACCATAGATGAAAATCTGATAAAATATGTGGAAGACCGAAAAGGCCATGACAGAAGGTATGCCATAGATGCAGCAAAAATAAAAAATGAACTTGGCTGGCTCCCTGAAACTACTTTCGAAGAAGGAATAATTAAAACCATTAGATGGTATTTGGATAATAAAGAGTGGATGAATAATGTAACATCCGGTGATTATCAAAAATACTATGATATGCTGTACGGCTCTTAA
- the rfbC gene encoding dTDP-4-dehydrorhamnose 3,5-epimerase: MGQFNFIKTPIKGLYIIESKVYSDSRGYFMETYNYEDFKKVDLDMIFVQDNQSKSKKGVLRGLHFQKKHPQGKLVRVISGEVFDVAVDIRKDSKTYCEWYGVILSAENKRQFYIPEGFAHGFLVLSDEAEFVYKCTDFYHPEDEGGIRWDDPTIAIKWPITNMESVILSKKDKELDLS; the protein is encoded by the coding sequence ATGGGACAATTTAATTTTATAAAGACTCCAATAAAAGGTTTATATATAATCGAGTCCAAAGTTTACAGCGACAGCAGAGGATATTTCATGGAGACATACAATTATGAGGACTTTAAAAAAGTAGACCTCGATATGATTTTTGTACAGGACAACCAGTCGAAATCAAAAAAAGGTGTATTAAGAGGGTTGCATTTTCAGAAAAAACACCCCCAAGGAAAGCTTGTTAGAGTAATAAGCGGTGAGGTGTTTGATGTAGCAGTTGATATAAGAAAAGATTCCAAAACTTATTGTGAATGGTACGGTGTTATATTAAGTGCAGAAAATAAGAGACAATTTTATATACCGGAAGGTTTTGCACATGGCTTTTTAGTTTTATCAGACGAAGCAGAATTTGTATACAAATGTACTGATTTTTATCATCCAGAGGATGAAGGAGGAATCAGATGGGATGACCCAACTATAGCAATAAAATGGCCTATTACTAATATGGAGTCTGTCATATTATCAAAAAAGGATAAAGAATTGGATTTATCATAA
- a CDS encoding mannose-1-phosphate guanylyltransferase gives MIYSVIMAGGKGERFWPKSRRKTPKQLLCLTNDGKTMIQNSIDRVSSLCSPENTYIVTNKDYAMPINHQLPQIPLGNIVVEPFGKNTAACIGLAAIHIMDKDKDGVMVVLPSDHIIKNNQEFLRILDSATTLAEEGENIVTIGITPSYPETGYGYINFGEKACEKNNKSIYKVERFVEKPDIKKAEEYLESGKYLWNSGMFIWKVSTIMNNIHEYMPRLYEGLMRIKDSINTSTYNEVLYEEYSKFDSISIDYGIMERAAKIFTIPGQFGWDDVGTWTALERVNKPDDKGNIYNGNIVSIDTKDCIIDGTQKLIATVGVENLVIVDTDDAILVCSKDRCQDIKLLLSEMKELKRENYL, from the coding sequence ATGATATATTCTGTTATTATGGCAGGTGGAAAAGGTGAAAGATTCTGGCCCAAAAGCCGGAGAAAAACACCAAAGCAATTATTATGCCTTACCAATGATGGAAAAACTATGATTCAGAATAGTATAGATAGGGTATCAAGTTTATGCTCTCCTGAAAATACATATATTGTCACTAATAAGGATTACGCAATGCCTATCAACCATCAGCTTCCTCAAATTCCATTAGGGAACATAGTAGTGGAACCCTTTGGAAAGAATACCGCTGCGTGCATTGGGCTTGCTGCCATTCATATTATGGACAAGGATAAAGATGGGGTGATGGTAGTATTACCATCCGACCATATTATTAAGAATAATCAAGAATTTTTAAGAATTCTTGATAGTGCAACAACTTTAGCTGAAGAGGGTGAAAACATAGTTACCATTGGTATCACACCTTCCTATCCGGAAACAGGATATGGCTATATTAACTTTGGTGAAAAAGCATGCGAGAAGAATAATAAAAGCATATATAAAGTTGAAAGATTTGTTGAAAAACCTGACATTAAAAAGGCTGAAGAGTATTTGGAATCAGGTAAATATTTATGGAATAGTGGCATGTTCATATGGAAAGTTTCTACTATCATGAACAATATTCATGAATATATGCCTAGGCTCTATGAAGGGCTTATGAGAATCAAAGATTCCATAAATACCAGTACATATAACGAAGTCCTATATGAGGAATATAGTAAATTCGACAGCATATCCATAGATTATGGAATAATGGAGAGGGCAGCTAAAATATTTACTATACCGGGACAATTTGGATGGGACGATGTTGGAACCTGGACAGCCCTCGAAAGAGTAAATAAGCCTGATGATAAAGGTAATATATATAACGGTAATATTGTAAGCATTGATACAAAGGATTGTATTATTGACGGAACTCAAAAATTAATAGCAACTGTTGGAGTCGAGAATCTGGTTATAGTTGATACCGATGATGCTATACTTGTTTGCTCAAAAGATAGGTGTCAGGACATAAAGCTGCTTTTAAGCGAAATGAAAGAGTTAAAGAGGGAAAATTACCTGTAA
- a CDS encoding ABC transporter permease, translating into MNGLKQLFKEIWMNRRVIISLAKNDFKTRFSGSFFGIIWGFVQPIVTILLFWFVFQVGFRSSSIEDVPFICWLASGLIPWFYFSDAWTNSGNCFFEYSFLVKKVMFKTSVLPIVKIISSLFVHIILVFFLLLIYSFYGYFPKLIYLQIIYYSICVIALSLSLAFITASLAPFFKDILNIIGILIQFGMWLTPIMWDFKMLPEKLRILFSINPMYYVVQGYRDTLIYNIPFWHHPYETICFWIITCLLFILGAILYKKLKLHFADVL; encoded by the coding sequence ATGAACGGCTTAAAGCAATTATTTAAAGAAATATGGATGAATAGAAGAGTAATAATTTCATTAGCTAAGAATGACTTTAAAACAAGATTTTCAGGTTCGTTTTTCGGAATAATATGGGGTTTTGTTCAACCTATAGTAACAATATTATTATTTTGGTTTGTATTTCAAGTAGGATTTAGATCATCCTCTATTGAAGATGTGCCATTCATTTGTTGGCTGGCTTCGGGATTAATACCTTGGTTCTATTTTTCAGATGCATGGACTAATTCAGGTAACTGTTTTTTTGAATATAGTTTTCTAGTTAAAAAGGTTATGTTTAAAACCAGCGTATTACCAATAGTGAAAATAATTTCTTCATTATTTGTCCATATCATATTAGTGTTTTTTTTGTTATTAATATATTCGTTCTATGGTTATTTTCCGAAGTTAATATATCTTCAAATAATATATTATTCCATTTGTGTAATTGCTCTGTCATTATCACTTGCTTTTATTACCGCTTCACTTGCTCCTTTTTTTAAAGATATTCTTAATATTATTGGAATTCTAATACAGTTTGGTATGTGGTTAACCCCGATAATGTGGGATTTTAAAATGTTACCTGAAAAGTTAAGGATATTGTTTAGCATTAATCCAATGTATTATGTTGTTCAAGGATACAGAGATACGCTTATATATAATATACCGTTCTGGCATCATCCGTATGAAACTATATGTTTTTGGATAATTACATGCTTGTTATTCATATTAGGAGCTATTCTTTATAAAAAACTAAAATTACATTTTGCAGATGTATTATAA
- a CDS encoding ABC transporter ATP-binding protein: protein MSNEIAVKIKNIAKVYKLYDNPIDRLKETLHPFKKKYHRDFYALKNVSFEIKKGETVGIIGKNGSGKSTLLKIITGVLNPTLGLIEVKGKISALLELGAGFNPEFTGIENIYLNGTIMGYTKEEMGKKIPDIIEFADIGDFINQPVKTYSSGMFVRLAFAVAINVDPDILIVDEALAVGDDLFQRKCYFKIDSLKKAGKTIIFVSHSGNLVIELCDKAILLDAGEIIYIGNSNRAVNLYQKLLFAPMEKKTLIKEQIIKTNSCENGQGKQIDDEQLLIINNSLDIANDIDSEPGQEEYFDEGLINTDPIIYENMGARIFDYKIMNFKCESINVLRFGRRYTLSYKVEFFTNCNNVRFGMTIKTKTGIDISGAATANPGQGIPFIKSGTILNIEFEFVPKLTSGVYFLRCGVVAIDKDNEIFLDRQIDVIAFRIMERENSLMNSLVDLDITSNVFEIEVS from the coding sequence ATGTCAAATGAAATTGCTGTAAAGATTAAGAATATAGCTAAAGTTTATAAATTGTATGATAATCCTATAGACAGACTAAAAGAAACGTTGCATCCATTTAAAAAGAAATATCACAGAGATTTTTATGCACTTAAAAATGTATCTTTTGAAATAAAAAAAGGCGAGACTGTGGGGATCATAGGAAAAAATGGCTCCGGGAAATCCACATTATTGAAAATAATAACCGGTGTCTTAAATCCCACATTAGGATTAATTGAAGTTAAAGGCAAGATATCAGCTTTGCTTGAACTTGGAGCGGGCTTTAATCCCGAATTCACCGGTATTGAAAATATATACTTAAATGGAACTATTATGGGGTATACCAAAGAAGAGATGGGGAAAAAGATACCGGATATTATTGAATTTGCTGATATTGGTGATTTTATCAATCAACCGGTAAAGACTTATTCGAGCGGAATGTTTGTGCGCCTTGCATTTGCAGTAGCTATTAACGTGGACCCTGATATACTTATTGTTGATGAAGCATTAGCTGTAGGAGATGATTTGTTTCAGAGAAAGTGTTATTTTAAAATAGATTCCTTAAAGAAGGCAGGAAAAACAATCATATTTGTTTCACATTCTGGTAATTTGGTTATAGAACTATGTGATAAAGCAATACTTTTGGATGCAGGTGAAATTATTTATATTGGTAATAGTAATCGTGCAGTTAATTTATATCAAAAGCTATTGTTTGCACCTATGGAGAAAAAAACACTAATAAAAGAACAAATAATCAAGACTAATTCTTGTGAAAATGGCCAAGGAAAACAAATTGATGATGAGCAATTATTAATTATTAATAATTCACTAGATATTGCAAATGATATAGATTCGGAGCCGGGTCAAGAAGAATATTTTGATGAAGGGCTTATCAACACTGATCCTATTATATATGAAAATATGGGAGCTAGGATTTTTGACTATAAGATAATGAATTTTAAATGTGAAAGTATTAATGTGTTGAGATTTGGCAGAAGATATACATTATCATATAAAGTTGAATTTTTTACTAATTGTAATAATGTAAGATTCGGTATGACAATTAAAACTAAAACAGGTATTGATATAAGTGGTGCAGCAACAGCTAATCCCGGTCAGGGTATACCATTCATTAAGTCGGGTACAATCCTTAATATTGAATTCGAATTTGTACCAAAACTAACGTCAGGTGTATATTTTTTAAGATGTGGAGTTGTAGCAATAGATAAAGATAACGAAATCTTTTTAGACAGGCAGATTGATGTAATAGCATTTAGAATAATGGAGAGGGAAAACTCACTAATGAATTCGCTTGTTGATCTTGATATTACTTCTAATGTATTTGAAATAGAAGTAAGTTAA